In Paenibacillus kyungheensis, the following are encoded in one genomic region:
- the truB gene encoding tRNA pseudouridine(55) synthase TruB, with protein MNEFDGVLAVHKPAGFTSHDVVAKVRRLVSMKRIGHTGTLDPAVTGVLPLCLGRSTRIVEYLQEMPKEYVATLRLGIATDTEDMTGTITEQIDSVDVSEEQVRHVLGQMIGTISQVPPMYSAIKVDGKRLYELAREGKTIERKAREVTIYELEIIDFKAGDHPEVSFRALCSKGTYIRTLCVDIGRALHVSSVMVELIRTQSAGISLDQCVTFEQIAEAVEQGVLEQHLIQPDQAMSNLPSYTVDASVYKHTLQGKRISIDAIKPHDESQLLSTDETTDSPVFKLYAPDGIFIGIFRLEQSAQEIVPVKVFLP; from the coding sequence ATGAATGAATTTGATGGAGTGCTTGCGGTACATAAACCGGCGGGCTTTACGTCTCACGATGTAGTTGCCAAAGTTCGGCGTCTTGTAAGCATGAAAAGAATAGGGCATACCGGTACACTTGATCCAGCAGTAACAGGTGTATTACCATTATGTCTGGGGCGATCTACGCGAATTGTTGAATATTTGCAAGAAATGCCCAAAGAATATGTAGCTACACTTCGATTAGGAATAGCTACAGATACCGAAGATATGACCGGTACGATTACGGAACAGATTGACTCTGTAGACGTTTCGGAAGAGCAAGTACGTCATGTACTCGGACAAATGATTGGAACGATCTCTCAAGTACCACCTATGTACTCTGCTATCAAAGTAGACGGTAAACGTCTATACGAATTAGCACGAGAAGGCAAAACGATTGAACGCAAAGCAAGAGAAGTAACGATCTATGAATTAGAAATTATCGATTTCAAAGCAGGAGATCATCCTGAAGTTTCTTTTCGAGCATTATGTTCCAAAGGAACTTATATTCGTACGCTTTGTGTAGATATTGGACGTGCTTTACACGTATCTTCGGTGATGGTTGAATTGATCCGTACACAATCGGCTGGTATTTCACTCGATCAGTGTGTAACTTTTGAACAAATTGCAGAAGCTGTAGAACAAGGCGTATTAGAACAACATTTGATCCAGCCAGATCAAGCTATGTCTAATCTACCTTCTTACACAGTAGATGCTTCGGTATATAAGCATACATTACAGGGCAAACGTATCAGTATTGATGCTATTAAGCCACATGACGAATCTCAACTTCTATCTACTGATGAGACAACAGATTCGCCTGTATTTAAATTGTATGCACCAGATGGAATTTTTATCGGTATTTTTCGTCTGGAACAATCCGCACAAGAAATTGTACCTGTTAAAGTATTTTTACCGTAA
- a CDS encoding bifunctional riboflavin kinase/FAD synthetase translates to MNTVHLSYPWPEDVVKHASKPQVLVIGQFDGLHLGHASVIDHGIRLARRLGVPASVMTFNPHPKEVMGKGDYEGYLTPLAMKEELLRAMGVDTLYIAEFNHAFSQVTPLQFYEQMLCPLQVHTVVVGFDFHFGYKGEGNPDLLRTFGENVLSVETVPAFLLEGDKVSSSAIRSALREGNVAHAYKLLGRPYQIRGKVIDGDKRGRTIGFPTANLELDGNYVVPSSGVYAVRVLAEGAWRAGVMNIGYKPTFQTGETRPSFEAHILDFQGDLYGQQLAVELIDYIRPEQKFSGIEELVTQIRKDADRARFLLSNLED, encoded by the coding sequence ATGAATACAGTACATTTATCTTATCCATGGCCTGAAGATGTAGTGAAACATGCTTCCAAACCACAAGTACTTGTGATTGGACAGTTTGATGGATTGCATCTTGGACATGCAAGTGTGATTGATCATGGGATTCGTCTAGCTAGACGACTGGGTGTTCCTGCTTCAGTGATGACTTTCAATCCTCATCCTAAAGAAGTTATGGGAAAAGGCGATTATGAAGGCTATCTTACACCGCTAGCAATGAAAGAAGAATTGTTGCGTGCAATGGGTGTCGATACGTTATATATTGCTGAATTCAATCATGCTTTTTCACAGGTAACGCCGCTGCAATTTTATGAGCAAATGCTATGTCCGTTACAAGTGCATACGGTAGTAGTAGGCTTTGATTTCCACTTTGGTTATAAAGGGGAAGGGAATCCAGATCTACTCCGTACATTTGGCGAAAATGTATTATCTGTAGAAACAGTTCCTGCCTTTTTGTTAGAGGGAGACAAAGTAAGCAGTTCAGCTATTCGTAGTGCATTGCGTGAAGGCAATGTTGCTCATGCGTATAAGCTATTGGGTCGTCCTTATCAAATTCGCGGAAAAGTCATCGATGGCGACAAGCGTGGACGGACGATTGGTTTCCCTACAGCTAATCTAGAACTGGATGGAAATTATGTTGTACCTTCTTCCGGTGTATATGCTGTGCGTGTTCTTGCTGAAGGAGCATGGCGTGCAGGCGTAATGAATATCGGGTACAAACCTACTTTCCAGACAGGAGAGACCAGACCTAGCTTTGAAGCGCATATTCTTGATTTTCAAGGTGATCTGTATGGTCAGCAACTAGCGGTAGAATTGATCGATTATATTCGTCCTGAGCAAAAATTTAGCGGGATTGAAGAATTAGTCACTCAAATTCGCAAAGATGCAGATCGTGCACGTTTCTTATTATCTAACCTTGAAGATTAA
- the rpsO gene encoding 30S ribosomal protein S15, translating to MALTQERKHQLIEEHRTHESDTGSVEVQVAILTENIVNLQTHFRAHKKDHHSRRGLLKMVGQRRKLLAYIKKTDVKRYSALIEKLGLRR from the coding sequence ATGGCATTAACACAAGAACGCAAGCACCAATTGATCGAAGAGCACAGAACTCACGAATCCGATACAGGATCTGTTGAGGTGCAAGTCGCTATCCTTACTGAGAACATCGTGAACCTGCAAACGCATTTTCGCGCTCACAAGAAGGATCATCATTCCCGTCGCGGATTGTTGAAAATGGTTGGTCAACGTCGTAAGCTTTTGGCTTACATCAAAAAGACTGACGTTAAACGTTATAGTGCATTGATCGAAAAATTAGGTCTTCGTCGCTAA
- the pnp gene encoding polyribonucleotide nucleotidyltransferase, translated as MEQRVEMQLGGRTLTFETGRLAKQANAAVMVRYGDTAVLCTVTASSGPKDLDFFPLTVNYEEKLYAVGKIPGGFIKREGRPSEKAILASRLTDRPIRPLFPEGFRNDVQIANLVMSVEQDCEPQIAAMIGTSAALSISDVPFNGPVGSVAVGRIDGQFIVNPTVAQQEVSDLYLVVAGTREAIMMVEAEANEMPEDVMLEAIMFGHDEIQHIVAAIEELVSKAGKPKMEVKLHTVDSDVNTAVREYAQARLVDAVRVAEKQARQDAIDEINDEAVAFFEEKYIETPDLMKDVKEILHDIVKEEVRRLITHEKVRPDGRSLAEIRAIECDVDLLPRTHGSGLFTRGQTQALSICTLGALGDGQILDGIAPESSKRFMHHYNFPPFSVGEARPLRPPGRREIGHGALGERALMKVIPSEKEFPYTIRLVSEVLESNGSTSQASICASTLAMMDAGVPIKAPVAGIAMGLIKDQEHVSILSDIQGMEDHLGDMDFKVAGTAEGVTAIQMDIKIDGISRQILSDALSQAREGRLFILSKMMEIIQTPRTSLSAYAPKIMIININPDKIRDVIGPGGKIINKIIDETGVKIDIEQDGRVFIGSSDEAMIKQAQTMIENLVREVKVGETYLGKVKRIEKFGAFVEIIPGKDGLVHISQLSTERVANVEDVIAIGDSITVKVTEIDNQGRVNLSRKAVLVAEGTAKTQS; from the coding sequence ATGGAACAGCGAGTTGAAATGCAGCTCGGAGGAAGAACGCTGACATTTGAAACAGGTCGTTTAGCAAAACAAGCGAATGCAGCAGTTATGGTACGTTACGGTGATACAGCAGTACTATGTACAGTAACGGCATCATCAGGTCCTAAAGACTTAGACTTTTTCCCACTTACCGTAAACTACGAAGAAAAATTATATGCAGTAGGTAAAATTCCAGGCGGATTTATCAAACGTGAAGGTCGTCCAAGTGAGAAAGCAATCTTGGCAAGCCGTTTGACAGACCGTCCTATTCGTCCGTTATTCCCTGAAGGTTTCCGTAATGATGTTCAAATTGCTAACCTTGTAATGAGTGTAGAGCAAGATTGCGAGCCTCAAATTGCGGCAATGATCGGTACTTCAGCAGCATTAAGTATTTCAGATGTTCCTTTTAACGGTCCTGTAGGTAGCGTAGCAGTTGGACGCATCGATGGACAATTTATTGTGAACCCAACAGTTGCACAACAAGAAGTGAGTGACCTTTATCTTGTGGTTGCAGGAACAAGAGAAGCGATCATGATGGTTGAAGCAGAAGCTAACGAAATGCCAGAAGACGTTATGCTAGAAGCAATCATGTTCGGTCATGATGAAATTCAACATATCGTAGCAGCTATCGAAGAGCTAGTAAGCAAAGCAGGCAAACCGAAAATGGAAGTTAAACTTCATACGGTGGATAGCGATGTAAATACAGCAGTTCGTGAATATGCTCAAGCTCGTTTGGTTGATGCTGTACGTGTAGCTGAAAAACAAGCTCGTCAAGATGCTATTGATGAGATTAACGATGAAGCTGTTGCCTTTTTTGAGGAGAAGTACATAGAGACTCCTGACCTCATGAAAGACGTAAAAGAAATTTTACATGATATCGTGAAAGAAGAAGTACGTCGTCTAATCACTCACGAAAAAGTACGTCCAGATGGTCGTAGCCTGGCTGAAATTCGCGCAATCGAATGTGATGTAGACTTGTTACCAAGAACACACGGTTCAGGATTGTTTACTCGTGGACAAACTCAAGCGTTGAGTATTTGTACATTGGGTGCTCTTGGAGACGGACAAATTTTGGATGGTATCGCGCCAGAATCTTCTAAACGCTTTATGCATCATTATAATTTCCCTCCATTTAGCGTAGGGGAAGCTCGTCCACTTCGTCCACCAGGTCGTCGTGAAATCGGTCACGGTGCTCTAGGCGAACGTGCACTAATGAAAGTTATTCCTTCTGAAAAAGAATTCCCTTATACAATTCGTCTTGTATCTGAAGTATTGGAATCTAACGGTTCTACATCACAAGCAAGTATTTGTGCAAGTACACTTGCGATGATGGATGCTGGTGTACCTATAAAAGCACCTGTAGCAGGGATTGCAATGGGTCTAATCAAAGATCAAGAGCACGTATCCATTCTAAGTGATATTCAAGGTATGGAAGATCATTTGGGAGATATGGACTTTAAAGTAGCAGGTACTGCTGAAGGTGTAACTGCAATTCAAATGGATATCAAAATTGACGGAATCAGTCGTCAAATTTTATCTGATGCATTATCCCAAGCACGTGAAGGACGTTTATTTATTCTTAGCAAAATGATGGAAATCATTCAAACGCCAAGAACAAGCCTTTCTGCTTATGCTCCGAAAATCATGATTATCAATATCAATCCAGACAAAATCCGTGATGTTATCGGACCGGGTGGTAAAATCATCAACAAAATTATTGATGAAACTGGCGTAAAAATTGATATCGAGCAAGATGGTCGTGTGTTTATCGGTTCTTCAGATGAAGCAATGATCAAACAAGCTCAAACGATGATCGAAAACTTGGTACGTGAAGTGAAAGTTGGCGAAACGTATCTAGGTAAAGTAAAACGTATTGAGAAGTTTGGCGCATTTGTAGAAATTATTCCAGGTAAAGATGGACTGGTACACATTTCTCAACTATCTACAGAGCGTGTAGCTAACGTAGAAGATGTGATCGCTATCGGTGATTCGATTACTGTTAAAGTTACAGAAATTGATAATCAAGGTCGCGTAAATCTTTCTCGCAAAGCTGTACTTGTTGCTGAAGGAACAGCGAAAACACAATCGTAA
- a CDS encoding M16 family metallopeptidase, translating into MERVQLHNGLRIVMEKMPTFRSVTIGIWIKTGSRYEDLVTNGISHFIEHMLFKGTKRFDAQKIAEVFDGIGGDVNAFTAKEYTCFYAKVLDEHLSIAVDILSDMFFHSLLDPEELKKEKNVILEEISMYEDDPDDLVHDLVTMSSYGDHPLAYPILGTEERLHPMGSDELRAYMKEHYTIENTVISVAGNIDDSVIPLLEKHFGDFDNHGTKQELSIPSFAGGQIFHKKKTEQNHICMNFPGGKIDDPRYYAMVLLNNTLGGGMSSRLFQEIREKRGLAYSVYSYYTAHADSGLFTIYAGTAPKQTKDVFELTHALLHDVKVNGITEQELYQGKQQLKGNLVLSLESTSSIMNRLGKNEIMLGKHNTVDQTLQYIEEVTMEDIRSVIDDMFAEPYALAMVGHSERSLAHVRRDELVY; encoded by the coding sequence ATGGAACGAGTTCAACTACACAATGGTCTACGAATAGTTATGGAAAAAATGCCGACCTTCCGTTCTGTCACAATTGGAATCTGGATCAAAACAGGTTCACGTTACGAAGATTTAGTGACCAATGGAATTTCACATTTTATCGAGCATATGTTATTTAAAGGAACAAAGCGCTTTGATGCGCAAAAGATAGCTGAAGTATTTGATGGTATCGGTGGCGATGTGAATGCTTTTACCGCCAAAGAATATACATGTTTTTATGCAAAAGTGTTAGATGAGCATTTATCGATAGCAGTTGATATTTTATCAGATATGTTTTTCCACTCTTTGCTGGATCCAGAAGAATTGAAAAAAGAAAAGAATGTCATTTTGGAAGAAATCTCGATGTATGAAGATGATCCAGATGATCTGGTACACGATCTAGTCACGATGTCTTCGTATGGCGATCATCCACTAGCTTATCCTATTTTGGGAACCGAAGAGCGACTTCATCCTATGGGTAGTGACGAGCTTAGAGCATACATGAAAGAACATTATACGATAGAAAATACAGTCATCAGTGTGGCTGGGAATATAGACGACAGTGTTATTCCTTTGCTGGAGAAACATTTTGGTGATTTTGATAATCATGGAACCAAGCAAGAGTTAAGTATACCTTCTTTTGCAGGTGGACAGATTTTTCATAAGAAAAAAACAGAACAAAATCATATCTGTATGAACTTCCCGGGTGGTAAAATAGATGATCCACGATATTATGCTATGGTTCTTCTGAATAATACACTGGGTGGTGGAATGAGTTCCCGTCTTTTCCAGGAGATTCGTGAAAAAAGAGGATTGGCGTATTCTGTCTATTCTTATTATACGGCTCATGCAGATAGCGGACTGTTTACGATCTACGCAGGAACAGCACCGAAGCAGACCAAAGATGTTTTTGAATTGACACATGCACTTTTACATGATGTCAAAGTCAATGGCATTACTGAACAAGAGTTATATCAAGGCAAGCAACAATTGAAAGGCAATCTGGTGCTAAGTCTGGAAAGTACAAGCAGTATTATGAATCGTTTGGGTAAAAACGAAATCATGCTTGGAAAACACAATACGGTCGATCAGACATTGCAATATATTGAAGAAGTGACGATGGAAGATATTCGCTCAGTGATTGATGATATGTTTGCAGAGCCTTATGCGCTTGCAATGGTAGGTCATTCTGAACGAAGTCTTGCTCATGTTAGGAGAGATGAACTTGTCTATTAA
- the dut gene encoding dUTP diphosphatase: MNLSINVEIMALPGSEGLELPRKMSELASGFDLYAAVTEPMVLEPGKRALVPTGLALAMPAGLEAQIRPRSGLAYKHGITCLNTPGTIDADYRGEIKVLLINLGEEPFAIARGERIAQMVFQIVPEVDLIEVQQLSETVRGAGGFGHTGTK; the protein is encoded by the coding sequence ATGAACTTGTCTATTAATGTTGAAATTATGGCTTTACCCGGAAGTGAAGGATTAGAATTACCTCGTAAAATGTCTGAACTTGCTTCTGGATTCGATCTGTATGCTGCGGTGACTGAGCCCATGGTGTTAGAACCAGGCAAAAGAGCATTAGTACCTACAGGATTAGCATTAGCAATGCCTGCTGGACTAGAAGCACAGATTCGTCCGCGCAGTGGACTTGCGTATAAGCATGGAATCACTTGTCTAAATACACCGGGTACGATTGATGCGGATTATCGCGGAGAAATTAAAGTGTTATTGATCAATCTAGGTGAAGAACCGTTTGCTATCGCTCGTGGTGAACGAATTGCGCAAATGGTATTCCAGATTGTCCCTGAGGTAGATCTGATTGAAGTACAACAATTATCAGAAACGGTACGTGGTGCTGGTGGTTTTGGACATACAGGAACGAAGTAA
- a CDS encoding aspartate-semialdehyde dehydrogenase — MSNQSFNVAVVGATGAVGQQIVRLLEERDFPVNTLKLLSSARSAGKKVIFKGQEVTVEEATPDSFEGVHIALFSAGGDISKALAPHAVRHGAVCIDNTNAFRMDPNTPLVVPEVNSDRIADHNGIIANPNCSTIQMVAALKPLYDRYGIDRIIASTYQAVSGAGNQAIDELKRQSKSVLEGEEVNPDILPVGSLPVKHQIAFNAIPQIDKFQDNGYTLEEMKMVNETKKIMEDESIHVTTTCVRIPVVYGHSESVYVELKQDYDLDEVKALLQNAPGITLVDDPANQAYPLATDAAGKNDVFVGRLRRDLGHERGLNMWIVSDNLLKGAAWNAVQIAEIIAAKTPAIS; from the coding sequence ATGTCTAATCAATCGTTTAATGTGGCTGTCGTAGGAGCGACAGGAGCAGTGGGTCAACAAATCGTAAGATTGCTTGAAGAACGAGATTTTCCGGTGAACACATTGAAGTTATTATCTTCTGCACGTTCCGCTGGGAAAAAGGTAATCTTTAAAGGGCAGGAAGTTACAGTAGAGGAAGCGACACCGGATAGTTTTGAAGGTGTACATATCGCTTTATTTAGCGCAGGAGGAGATATCAGTAAGGCACTCGCTCCTCACGCCGTCAGACATGGCGCTGTATGCATCGATAATACAAATGCATTCCGTATGGACCCTAATACCCCTCTTGTCGTTCCTGAGGTCAATAGCGACCGTATAGCAGATCATAACGGTATTATTGCGAACCCGAACTGCTCTACGATCCAGATGGTTGCAGCTCTGAAACCTCTTTATGATCGTTATGGTATTGATCGTATTATTGCTTCTACGTATCAAGCGGTATCTGGAGCAGGGAATCAGGCGATTGATGAGTTAAAACGTCAAAGCAAATCGGTGCTTGAAGGCGAAGAAGTAAATCCGGATATTTTGCCAGTAGGCTCATTACCGGTCAAACACCAAATCGCTTTCAATGCGATCCCGCAAATCGATAAATTTCAGGACAACGGATATACACTAGAAGAAATGAAAATGGTCAATGAGACCAAAAAAATTATGGAAGATGAGTCGATCCATGTTACAACAACATGTGTACGTATTCCTGTTGTCTATGGTCACTCTGAATCTGTCTATGTCGAATTAAAACAGGATTATGATCTAGATGAAGTGAAAGCTTTATTGCAAAATGCGCCAGGTATCACTTTAGTAGACGATCCGGCTAATCAAGCTTACCCGCTAGCTACAGACGCAGCTGGCAAAAATGATGTATTTGTAGGACGTTTACGTCGTGATCTAGGTCATGAACGTGGCTTGAATATGTGGATTGTATCTGACAACTTGCTTAAAGGTGCAGCTTGGAACGCCGTGCAAATTGCCGAGATTATTGCAGCAAAAACACCAGCAATTAGCTAA
- the dapG gene encoding aspartate kinase encodes MSTVVEKQNILVQKFGGTSLSTPEARVHVLRHIKRELAEQVKLVIVVSAMGRSGDPYATDTLLESTVLNGSIPSPRERDLLMGCGEMISAVTLSGILNSEGIASIVLTGAQAGFITDDNFGNARILAVRPDRVIRELESGKVVIVTGFQGQSEAGDLTTLGRGGSDTSATALGAALHADMVDIYTDVNGILTADPRIVEDAKPLAYVSYNEICNMAHQGAKVIHPRAVEIAMQAQVPVRVRSTFGDTEGTLVTQSERFADTPTGVVDRLVTGIAYVNNVTQITVGQQEGVEHLQLKVFQAMAENSISVDFINVTPFGAVYTVFDSEAERALAVLEGMGLQPTGLSGCAKVSVIGGGINGVPGIMARIVAALTGQNIPILQSADSNTTIWVLVKKEDMVQAVRALHSQFQLHL; translated from the coding sequence ATGTCTACTGTGGTAGAAAAGCAAAATATTTTAGTGCAAAAATTTGGAGGAACTTCGCTATCTACACCTGAAGCGAGAGTTCATGTACTTCGTCATATCAAACGCGAGCTTGCCGAGCAAGTCAAGCTCGTTATCGTTGTTTCAGCCATGGGACGTAGCGGAGATCCTTATGCTACAGATACATTACTTGAGAGCACTGTACTGAATGGCAGTATTCCTTCTCCACGTGAACGTGATTTGTTAATGGGCTGCGGAGAAATGATTTCGGCAGTGACGTTAAGTGGTATTTTGAATAGCGAAGGAATTGCTTCGATCGTTTTAACAGGAGCACAGGCTGGATTTATTACAGATGATAATTTTGGTAATGCCCGTATTCTTGCTGTCCGTCCAGATCGCGTGATACGCGAATTAGAGAGTGGCAAAGTAGTGATCGTTACCGGTTTTCAAGGGCAAAGCGAAGCAGGTGATCTAACAACACTTGGACGCGGCGGAAGTGATACTTCAGCTACAGCGCTTGGAGCAGCACTACATGCCGATATGGTTGATATTTATACCGATGTAAATGGTATCTTAACAGCTGATCCGCGTATTGTAGAAGATGCTAAGCCACTTGCCTATGTAAGCTATAATGAGATCTGTAATATGGCACATCAAGGTGCAAAAGTGATTCATCCGCGTGCAGTAGAAATTGCGATGCAAGCTCAAGTACCTGTACGTGTTCGTTCTACCTTTGGAGATACCGAAGGAACCCTTGTCACTCAATCGGAGCGTTTTGCAGATACACCTACAGGTGTCGTCGATCGTCTGGTAACAGGTATCGCTTATGTGAATAACGTTACACAGATTACGGTAGGCCAACAAGAAGGGGTAGAACATCTTCAATTGAAAGTGTTCCAAGCGATGGCTGAAAATAGTATCAGTGTCGATTTTATCAATGTAACGCCATTTGGAGCGGTGTATACCGTATTTGATAGCGAAGCAGAACGTGCGCTTGCAGTATTGGAAGGAATGGGTCTGCAACCAACAGGATTATCAGGTTGCGCTAAAGTTTCTGTGATCGGTGGCGGAATTAATGGAGTGCCTGGAATTATGGCTCGTATCGTAGCTGCACTGACAGGGCAAAACATTCCTATATTGCAATCTGCTGATTCGAATACAACGATATGGGTGCTTGTGAAAAAAGAAGATATGGTGCAAGCGGTACGTGCTCTGCATTCTCAATTCCAATTGCATCTATAA